From Oncorhynchus masou masou isolate Uvic2021 chromosome 7, UVic_Omas_1.1, whole genome shotgun sequence, one genomic window encodes:
- the LOC135543106 gene encoding GPALPP motifs-containing protein 1-like — protein MSDDDLIGPALPPSFRKSSNDNSDDEEGFAGPALPPGYKPELLSSSEDDFGQEEEEVIKRRSKTSSRHGHGSGTTRDGSTAEKQHRVEEAVSRRLEDDDDDDDGFFGPALPPGFSKPQASPERPGVLGPALPPGFHRPASDEDDDDGEDDFLCQPCHRATQQNPPAVMKRRMKR, from the exons ATGTCAGACGATGATTTAATCGGACCTGCCTTACCACCGTCGTTCAGAAAAAGCAGCAATGATAATTCTGATGACGAGGAAGGAT TTGCAGGTCCTGCGCTGCCTCCGGGATACAAACCGGAGTTGCTCTCCAGCTCGGAGGATGACTTCGgccaagaggaggaggaggtgatcaAGAGACGAAGCAAGACGAGCAGCAGACACGGTCACGGCAGCGGGACGACCAGGGATGGATCCACCGCAGA AAAACAGCACAGGGTTGAAGAGGCGGTGAGTAGAAGGCTTgaggatgatgacgatgatgatgatggtttcTTCGGACCAGCTCTTCCTCCTGGGTTCTCAAAGCCACAGGCTTCACCAGAGAG GCCAGGTGTATTGGGACCAGCCTTACCCCCAGGATTTCACAGACCGGCctctgatgaagatgatgatgatggtgaggatGATTTCCTCTGCCAGCCCTGCCACCGGGCTACACAGCAGAACCCTCCAGcggtgatgaagaggaggatgaagaggtga
- the LOC135542907 gene encoding GPALPP motifs-containing protein 1-like codes for MLAGTLQAEDVGHYAGGTLQAEEDTPHVSARGGGGDQETKQDEQQTRSRQRDDQDGSTAEKQHRVEEAVSRRLEDDDDDDDGFFGPALPPGFSKPQASPERPGVLGPALPPGFHRPASDEDDDDGEDDFPLPAPATGYTAEPSSGDEEEDEEVIGPMPALGAIRDSVALDIERRAQKMKDRLTGADENSTATYSTSRLLSYI; via the exons ATGTTGGCAGGGACACTACAGGCTGAGGACGTTGGACACTACGCTGGTGGGACACTACAGGCTGAGGAGGACACTCCTCATGTTTCAG caagaggaggaggaggtgatcaAGAGACGAAGCAAGACGAGCAGCAGACACGGTCACGGCAGCGGGACGACCAGGATGGATCCACCGCAGA AAAACAGCACAGGGTGGAAGAGGCGGTGAGTAGGAGGCTTgaggatgatgacgatgatgatgatggtttcTTCGGACCAGCTCTTCCTCCTGGGTTCTCAAAGCCACAGGCTTCACCAGAGAG GCCAGGTGTATTGGGACCAGCCTTACCCCCAGGATTTCACAGACCGGCctctgatgaagatgatgatgatggtgaggatGATTTCCCTCTGCCAGCCCCTGCCACGGGCTACACAGCAGAACCCTCCAGcggtgatgaagaggaggatgaagaggtgatCGGACCCATGCCTGCTCTTGGTGCCATCCGGGACTCCGTGGCTCTGGACATCGAACGCAGAGCTCAGAAGATGAAGGACAGACTGACAGGAGCAGATGAGAACTCCACCGCCACTTAttctacatctagactcttgtcctacatctag